The genomic region CAGAGGCCATTGCCATCAAAGCTGGTCTGTACACTCATGTAGAAAGTTTATATAACAATAAACATTGCAGTGAAAACCAGTGAAGGCAGAAGGTTCTCGGCAGTCTCTTGTGGAAGAGATGGCTACTGCAAAGTCCTGGCaatctgaggagaaaaacatgttttgatTCTCCACCAAGAGGCTGTGAAATTTTGGTCTGGCTGTCATTTGTCTGTGTTCACCTTAGCTGCTGTTGTACATCATATGATAGTGATGCTCTTGGGGCTTCCAGATGGCCACAGCCCATTTCATAGGAGGCTCTGAAATTATTCAATTGCAGTTGATGGAAAACCTAAACTACGAGGAATGTTGAAATGTTTAGTTTGGATCTGAAACTGTAGAAATCTTTGTCCAGCATGTTGGATTCATGCACATTCCAGGTCCTGATgttgttttctgtatttcctatTATTGGCACTCACATTTAATATAATCATACAGTTTCAAAGCTTTAATAAATTGAGGTGAAaacaaataaactgaaataagaGCTGTTCACTGTCTGTCTTGGATTGCTGGCTGGTAGAAGGTGCAACCGGACGTGATAAATCACCTGTGTTATGACTGGTAGCAAGTGGTCACCAAGGCAAGACATGGCCCTGCTGTTCATAGCTGGACAATGTAATCTTGTCAGTGTGAACAATTCAGGTTATTCCTGGATAGTGTATTGGCTTTACAGCATTCATCTTAACCAAGTTAagcaaaaatgcagattttttttcatattgctTTTCTTACTGCTGGTCTGATTTTTGCTTTCAACTTGAGACACCCACATTGATTTATATGAGCACTCTatcactgatattttttttcatagcagAGTCCAGGCAACTTTGGTATTTTTGTTCTAAGAGAAAGAGCAGAGAGATTTGAGGCGTGTAACAGGAAATCATAggactttgttttttttcctttcctttgacATGAATTTCCATATATTTATGTTATTGTATAGGTTTCTGCAGAGATAGTCTTAGTAAGCAGTGTTGCTGCggtgctggggtgatgagtttgcccggctcacgttcagccccgatcagcggcgaaggggcgcttgaggagcccggagctcctatcgcgcctatgggtcccgaaGAGATCCACGATGCGAGAGCAAAGGAGGGCGGCAgacgcagggaggcgcaggcaaggaaaggaggactcagccttcaggaagggttggcaggtttattggaggaaggtcgaagggggagaaaaagcagggtggagggagaaggactgagcaccgaactgagggcaagtaacagcttataagggaagggggagggccaGGGAGGGGCAACACGACAGCAAATGAGGatatgaaaaaactgatacatagtttgatgaacgtatgaggctaacaaatcagcaaaaaactggggaggggtccctgcccttgtccaatcacttgacaccctggggagaaggttctagaaggaaaggcagggctgccaagtgatggacaaaggccaggggtggggacaacaagacacatctgatggataggggaggggaaacatgatagacaaataacgataagaaattggggatttccagggaaagagggggaaactattcaggatgaaccagaccaaatcaaacaacgttacatcacacaccaccacatctccccctttcgcaaacaacaaaaaaaggaaaggggggacgGGGGGACTAACTTATTATAAGTATCTGAGTTTATGTTCTCAAGGTTCGAATTCGCTGTCCTCATAGGGCAGTTCTTGGTCTACAGGCTCCATGCTGTCTCCTTCGTCAGGGTCCTCCCaagagttttcttctggtgaGTTAGGGGGTGCTTGGAGTCGGAGGACTTCCGGAGAGGAGAGGGCtcggttaataaagtttttcagtattttccatAGTATTGAGGCAGCGAGTAACACAAGTATAAgggaaaaacataaataaacgATTGGCTTCAGGATGGCCACTACCCAGTTTGAAAACCCCCACCCGCGGAACATGTCCCCCAGCCAGTCGGTGGTTTGcgctttaatattttcaagatgATTTTGCATGCGCTCAATGGAGACTCTCGCGTCTTCAGCCCTGGATGAGAGgttgaggcagcagagaccttcaAACTCCTCGCACTTGTGCTGGTgtaacaggaggaggaaatcgATGGCGGCTCTGTTTTGGAGCGTGGCTTGCCTCGTGACTTTCTCATCATAAAGGAGGTCCGTTAGGGCGGCTGACGTAAGATTGGCCTGTTTTACAACCCAACACTCTAGGCGGCCCAATTCGCCTAGTGACTTAGCGATCGCTACCCAAGGGAGTAAAACTGTGAGGGCAGTCGCTTTTGTACGGTCCCAATGTTCAATCACAGAGTCGCAGCCTTCATCTAGATTCTTTAGATCTCTTTTGGTACGTACCGAATTGAAGGTCGAGTTGAGGCTTGCGCTTTTATTTTGCCAATCAATAATATGGGTCAGGTTGGGTGTAAACAGGGACAGCCGGCCTAATGCACATGGTCCCCCGATAGGATTAGATGGGATTCCCGCCCAAGCTCGGTTTCCGCAAATTAAGAACAAACCATGGGGAAGGGTCACTGCTTTGTCATTCGGGGAGGTGGCTAGAGGGATTTTTTCAATGCGTTTGCACCATTGGTTCGGGAGATAGGAGGCATTGAAGGGGTTCAACAGGGTCAGAGAGCGTGAATACCGGAGTGAGGCAGAGGGGGGGTGTTGGGAACCCGGGGCTTCTCTAAAATATAGAGGATTACCGGGGCTGGGGATATATCGAAAAATGAGGCAAACTGGGGCAAGTGCAGAGCCGAGCAAATGGAGCTCTGGAGGGTTCACCTCAAGAGTAGGTTGTAAGCGGAGGTGGTCTCTCCAGGCGTTCCAAAAAGCAGTGGGGGATTTCGGGGTAGTTCTGAAGGAGTAAATATAattgaaaggggagggaagctgggaaggggggagcgGGATCCCCACGAGGCAAGACGCCATCGGGTCTTCTGCTGCCGCCGTGTTCAGGCAAAGGTGATCTTGCCCCAGGGCTTCCGCGAGGGTCCGCCAAACATTAGGTTTCGGCTGGGGGAGAgtccatgcagagcagctggtggtGAGCGTGGCCCAAAGGAGGTAGGTGGCAACTAGGTGTGTCTGGGGCCGTGCCATacctgaaaaactaaaaagaggcagtatcagggaaggagaactggGTTTTAAGAAACGTGAACTAAATATTCGAATGGTTCTGGCtcatcactgaataaaaaacagataGGCGGAAGAAGGGGGTCAGGGGGCTTTCTTCGGCGCCTCCAACTGGCGACACGGACTTGTTGCTCTTTCGCCCGGTGTTtcgcttccctgggcacaaaaGGCCGAACCCACTTTGAGGGCACCCACTTGGGACCAGAAGGAGTGAGGACGCAAGCGtaccctctcccccaggtcacCAAGTCAAAGGGTCCTTGGGTCTGCCAAGTCTCCGGGTCCTTAATGAGGACCGGAGGTTTGGCTGTAGGTTGCAGCGCGTTGTGGCTCCCGAAGTGTCTAACCATGGGCGGGTTCAGGCTCTCAAAGGAAcagttcaaaaaattcaaagtgaacaTCGCCTTTGAGAGTCTGATGTGAGGGGGCTCTACCTTTGTGGTGGATTTCTGGTGTTCTAAAGTTTTCTTAAGGCTTTGGTGAGCCCTCTCTACcatggcttggcctgtcggggaataggggatgcctgttcgatgttctattccccattgctgcaggaactggcgcagttccctggacttgtacgcaggcccattatcagttttgagcagcctagggatgcccagaacagcaaatgcctgaagtAGGTGTTTTTCGACATCCGCTGCTCTTTCCCCCGTGTGGGCGGAGGCGAATACCGCGCCGGAGAAAGTGTCTATCGAGACATGAACAAAGCTCAACCGGCCAAAGGAGGGAACATGggtgacatctgtttgccacacttCACAGCTCGACAGTCCTCTAGGATTTGTCCCCAGGCCCAATGATggaagctggtgggactggcactggggacatgtcgCCACGATAGCTttggcctgttcgcgcgtcAGATTGAACTGGCGAACAAGGCCAGGCGCGTTTTGGTGGAACAGCTGGTGGCTTAGTTTGGCCTGACCGAAGcgatcagggagcggggccaccTGAACAGGAGCGGCAAGGGCATCAGCGCGCCTGTTGCCCTCCGCAATGAACCCCGGCAAGTCGGTGTGCGACCTTACGTGCATTACGTAGAAGGgctgctctcggtgggagactaaaTTTACAATTTTGGAGAGTAGCTCGAAAAGACGAACATTCGAGACGTCCTGGAGGATTGCTCCCTCcgctctggacactacaccggCTACATATGCCGAATCAGTTACCAAATTGAATGGCTCAGAGAACCTCTCAAAAGCCCGGACGACTGCATCTAACTCAGCCACTTGTGGCGATCCTTCCACCACAGTGATGTCTGCCTCCCAccgctgagtttgaggatcccgccaagtcatcactgacttgtgggatgctccagatgcGTCAGTGAAAACGGTCAGGGCATCGAGGGGTCTCTTGCTCTGTACTGACTTGatggtaaaaataaattcttgattAAACAATTTATGGGCCGGCCGATCTATCGTAATTTGGCCCGTGTAGCTGTCCAAAGCTAGTTGTAAAAGTTCGTTCGTCTGAAGGACGTTCTCAAACATTGTTAATTTGAGGTGGCCCGTGCCAAATTTAATGGGAAGATGAATGCACGTCAAgtcctcacctgccagctccctgatccgTGATCTCGCTTTCCGGATCAggtcagccaccagctccagtggcgatgtcattctcttggacctgtGGTGGCTCAGGAATACCCACTCTATGATCAAGAGAGGGTCCTTCGCCCCGCGGTCCTTGCTCTTCCCGATGACTCCGTCCCACTGGAAGAGCATGCCGTGAAGGTGTGGCAGTTTCCCCAGAACAATAAAACGGAATGGCAGGCCCGGTTGGTAccggtgggcctgcctggccgagattaaactctgaattttctccagaGCGGTTTTGGCCTCCGGGGtgagggtcctgggagaactcagctcctctccccccttcaaCAAATTGAAGAGAGGGGTTAGGTCTTCCGTGGGAATACCCAACCAAGGTCTCACCCAATTTAAAGAACCACACAGTTGGTGGGCATCTGCTAGGCTTcggatattgctttttattgccaATTTTTGCGGAACAATGGTCCGCTTGGTAATTTCAAGGCCAAGGTACCGCCAGggtggcatcctttgaatcttttcctgcgccagctcaaaccctgcagcaaccaacgCAGTGGTTGTCAGGTCAAGCGCATGAGCCAACAGGTCGTCGTCTGGCgcacaaatcaaaatgtcatccatataatgatggATGACGGctgactccacagctgcacgaacaggggtcagcagggaagcgacgtaccattggcagatcaccgGGCTGCACTTTAAGCCTTGTGGCAATACTGtccaatggtagcgcttgcctggggcttcacggttgatggaTGGAACCGTGAAGGCGAAGCGCGGCGCGTCATCAGGGTGtaggggaatttggaaaaaacaatcttttatgtCAACAACTGCCAAATTCCAATCTTTAGGGAGCATCGCAggggacggcatccctggttggaggggTCCCATATCTTTaataactgcattaatttgACGGAGGTCATGCAGGAGTcgccatttgtctttgttgggctttttaatGACAAAGATGGGAGAGTTCCAAGGCGACATGGACTCTactaaatgccctttctgtagttgttcctgcacgagctcgttgagcgccgctaatttttgtttgtttagcggCCACTGCGCCACCTGTACTGGTTCATCCGAAAGCCAATCCAGCTTCCAGGTGGGGCGCTCAGCAGTGGTCgctgcccgaaaaacctggggagccactggtaggtcaattcgggctccccactgggccaagagatccctcccccacaggggttccGTATAATCTAATACAAACGGACGAACAGAAGCCAATTGTCCGTCGGGCCCCGTAATTTGTACGATGCCTTTCGATTGCCTCGCCAATTGAAGCCCTCCTACACCTCTGATGTGGCCAGGGACGCTTTGCAGTTCCCAACGCGACGGCCAATCCCGAGAGGGAATAACCGTGacgtctgcccctgtgtccagcaagCCGCGTAGTGCGACTTgctctccccccttttttaatttacaaataagttTGGGCTTTTCATGCCCAAGAGTTTGAGCCCAGGCTACTGTGGGTATGTCTGGAGCCTGGGTTGCCGATTGAAATTCCGGAGGTGATAAATCGGAAACAGCATACGGTGGTGACACGACAAAGAATTGGGCCATTATTTGCCCCTTCGGTAGGAAGAGCGGGGGGTGGACACAATGCAGCATGAGTGAGATTTGTTCCGAGCCAGCGGGAAGCAGGCTCGGGACAATACTCACTTCTGGTGGGGTCGCCTTTGTGTCGCCTAGGACGAGGAGACTGTGGCTTTGACGTTCCCAGTTTGTTAGACCCTCCGGGAGGACAGCAACGTGGTGGAAACCGGCGGAACGGAGATGTAATGGTTCCGCAAGCTGCAACCTACGGGAGGAAACAGAGGATGAAAGAGCATGAGTATTAGTAGGTGGTGTTTGTGTCAGTCCGGCATGAAGGTCAAGTCCAGTTGGAGGCATTATCTCactgttctccctcttctcccgcCAGGACGGATGGTGTGAACAGGCCTCCGCATTTGTGTCCTGGCGCAGGGGGCCGCTGCgctgtttaattagtttttttgaaCAGTTTGCCCGTGGGTCCCCTGCACGGACTTTTTAAACTCATAAAATTGTTGTTTGAGGGGACATGCGGGCATCCAGtgccccagcttcccacacagaTGGCACGGTGTGGCTGGAGGCTTGGGCACCGGGGCTGATGTTGGTGGCAGCGGCTGCGCGGTAGTGGGACAGACGTCGGTGGTAAATGGGGGCTCCTCGACGGTGGCGGCGGCAGGGCGGAGAGGTGTTCTCAGGCGGGAGGCTGCGGCAGGTGGTGGTCCGGTACCTGATGGAACTAATACCTTTTTCCCACACACCAAAAGCATGTCccgcagggtgggagctggctccagagggaggctgtTGATTGCATCTTTGCAAGCCGAGTTGGCATTGAGGAATGCCATCTCTTTTAACAGCTCGGCTTGCAAGTGTTCTCCTTCAACCTGATAGTTAATGGACTTTCGGAGCCGCTCCACAAACTCGAGGAATGGTTCCTCGGCACCCTGCAGGACTTTGGCATATGGGACCTGGGGTGTGGCCGCTCGCAACCCcaagaaagctttctcagcCGCCCGGGCGGTTTGCTGCAGAACCTCCACGGGTATGGCTCTGGCTTGGGTTGCTCCGTCACTCCAGTTCCCCGTCCCAAGCATATGGTCAATGGAAATGACATCCCCGTCTACACTCGTCCGGGAGTTCGGGGAATCCCATAGGGACGGGAGCACCTTCAAGGCCTCCTTTCTCCAcgctgcctcccagagcacttGCTCGGTGGAATTGAGGAGGCAGCGGAAGACTCGGCGGAGGTCGGCAGGTGTAATGACCGACTCCGCCAGGACGGCCTGAAGGAGTCCCCGAAAATATTCGGAGTCCCTCCCGAACtccttctgtgctttgcacagctccttcatggaCGAGTGAGAGAAGGGGACCCATtgagccagggctgtcccatcTCCCGCGGGATGAAAAACGACCGGGGCTGCTGATGGGACTGCAGACAGCTCCGGTCCCCGgctcgggaccccccccccgcTAGCCCCCagagcgtgggaaccggaagggaGGGCGTGGGAACCGGGAgcgggggagggagggtcccggcgtgggaactggagggagggttctgcagcaaagtgcctcCCCTTGTGGGAGGGGCCACATGACGTCGTTGCGGAGGcggggggtggtgggagaggaggggaagggggaggagttgcagggggtgaaggcgggggaggagggggaggagtttCGGGAGCagggggcggaggaggagggggggggagaagggggagggggaaggggaggggacgTGGGAGGAACCCgcgaggggggaaggggagggatttgggggggggctcgggaaggagtgggggaactctgggaaggagaagggggttttttaggattgAACACGCGGTCCCCTCCATTTTGGGATGATTTGACGCCATCTTGGCGAGAGGACCGCGGAGAACTGAAACGAACCTTGGGTTTAACAACTGGGGTCGAGGGGGTGCggaaagagggagcaggaacagtctCCTCCGGAGGTTGGCCAGACCTTCGGAGGCTCGGGGACCGAGTCGCCCGCGAGGAGCTCAGGGACGGATGACTCCCTGGCGCGGGGCTGTCGCGGGCTGCTCCCCGCAGGGACTCGGTTCGGGAAGGAGGGCGCGAGGAACGAAGGGCAGGCGCATGGGGACGGGGAGAACTGGGGTATAACTGGGGGTCCGCTGGCTGGGTCCGGGAAGAGGGTTTAGCAGCgagggcagaaatcaaaagggatattaaacaaaaatggctctgaaaggATTTGCCGCCAGCTTGGATCTCTCTCTGAAGGCGGGATTGGACTCgcctcaggaatttgggatcccGGACTGAGTCGGCATTTAAATCGGGGTAGGTATGGGTCAGCCAGCGGACTAAACTTTTAACTTCccttttattaaacttataaTTCCCACCCCCCAGGGTACCCACAACTtggtaaaaaacccctttctgagTGGCCGACAGTTTAGCACCCATATTTGCAGATGGAATACGCAGGGGTCAGCCACTCGCTCTACCGCtagcaacaggaaaatcaaaaggaatctaaaataaaactaaacggggtccccactgaccctgacctccccctcccactggCCGAGGAGAGGACCGGGATGCCTATGCCAGGTTTTCCGTGAGGTCAGGTGGTGGGCTGTACAACACAGCCAAGAGACTCACCCGTCAGGGGGACGAACCAAGGCTGCTGCTAGCGGGAGCTGCCTGCGCCGAAGGCGGCCTCTTTAGGGTGCGCTGAGAGGGTGTCGCCTTCTTCTCTCCGGAGCACCGCACCTCCCGAAACGAGGGCGTGCTACACGGAGAGCGGTGAGTCGCCCAAAGGATTAGAGCAATCCAACCCGCGCGTCGCGGGACTCCTGTTCCGAGATGCAGTCTTCCGAACAGTGTTCAGGATCCGCAGACTGCCTCAGATGCAGGGGTCTTCACGCCACGCGTTGGGCGCCAAACTGCTGCggtgctggggtgatgagtttgcccggctcacgttcagccccgatcagcggcgaaggggcgcttgaggagcccggagctcctatcgcgcctatgggtcccgaaGAGATCCACGATGCGAGAGCAAAGGAGGGCGGCAgacgcagggaggcgcaggcaaggaaaggaggactcagccttcaggaagggttggcaggtttattggaggaaggtcgaagggggagaaaaagcagggtggagggagaaggactgagcaccgaactgagggcaagtaacagcttataagggaagggggagggccaGGGAGGGGCAACACGACAGCAAATGAGGatatgaaaaaactgatacatagtttgatgaacgtatgaggctaacaaatcagcaaaaaactggggaggggtccctgcccttgtccaatcacttgacaccctggggagaaggttctagaaggaaaggcagggctgccaagtgatggacaaaggccaggggtggggacaacaagacacatctgatggataggggaggggaaacatgatagacaaataacgataagaaattggggatttccagggaaagagggggaaactattcaggatgaaccagaccaaatcaaacaacgttacatcacacaccaccacacaGTGTCTCCCAGGAGGTGtgttgtggtatttttggggtcccctgtggcaggaaggaatgatgaatctgactccatgttcttagaaggctaatttattatattGTGATATGGTATGATATTAAGAATGCTGTACTAAAACTATGcgaaagaatagagaaaggatgcagacagaaggctaaaagataataatgaaaaactcgtgactctctcttccagagtcccgacacagcctgatcgtgattggtcattaagtcaaaacaattcacatgttggataaacaatctccaaccacattccaaagcgGCAAAatagaggagaagcaaatgaaataatattgttttcctttttctctgaggcttctcagcttcccaggagaagaatccgggcaaggggatttttcaggaaatatgaTGATGACAGCATGTGGAACCCCCTGTGCTGTGAGCCctgggatggaaggaaggaaggaaggaaggaaggaaggaaggaaggaaggaaggaaggaaggaaggaaggaaggaaggaaggaaggaaggaaggaaggaaggaaggaaggaaggaaggaaggaaggaaggaagaaccCATGGTAGCGCAGCCTGTTAGTGCCCATTGGGCAATGTGTCAGAGGGACTTTGGAGATGCACTGGCTTATGtcctgtgtttttaaaatcagtttgaaTCCACTTGGAGATGCTGTGCCACAATTACCCTCTTCTTCCTGGCTGCTTATGTGGCACACctgatttttatattaaattgcAGATTCTTGAGGGAGGCAAgtcctttttttggtttggtgtaTGGTGCATAGTACTGCTGGAGTTGTTTCATGGGGATTTTGTCTGCTACTGCAATCTGATGATTAAATAACAATGAAAGGAATCTCTGGGGCTAATGCTGTGCTGAAGAAATGTGGATTTTCACTTGGAATTGTACTGCTTCATGCCTAAACCTGGGTTTCGCCCAGCTCAGGTAATACCATTTCACAATGAGAAAACTCCAC from Molothrus ater isolate BHLD 08-10-18 breed brown headed cowbird chromosome 3, BPBGC_Mater_1.1, whole genome shotgun sequence harbors:
- the LOC129046621 gene encoding uncharacterized protein LOC129046621, whose product is MARPQTHLVATYLLWATLTTSCSAWTLPQPKPNVWRTLAEALGQDHLCLNTAAAEDPMASCLVGIPLPPSQLPSPFNYIYSFRTTPKSPTAFWNAWRDHLRLQPTLEVNPPELHLLGSALAPVCLIFRYIPSPGNPLYFREAPGSQHPPSASLRYSRSLTLLNPFNASYLPNQWCKRIEKIPLATSPNDKAVTLPHGLFLICGNRAWAGIPSNPIGGPCALGRLSLFTPNLTHIIDWQNKSASLNSTFNSVRTKRDLKNLDEGCDSVIEHWDRTKATALTVLLPWVAIAKSLGELGRLECWVVKQANLTSAALTDLLYDEKVTRQATLQNRAAIDFLLLLHQHKCEEFEGLCCLNLSSRAEDARVSIERMQNHLENIKAQTTDWLGDMFRGWGFSNWVVAILKPIVYLCFSLILVLLAASILWKILKNFINRALSSPEVLRLQAPPNSPEENSWEDPDEGDSMEPVDQELPYEDSEFEP